Proteins encoded within one genomic window of Jiangella mangrovi:
- a CDS encoding threonine synthase codes for MSGPGFSVLSHLECSRCGHRHDAEVLQNLCEACASPLLARYDLSALDGPAWWASVATRAPDLWRYHELLPVRDAANVVSLGEGFTPLLPAAGFGAGIGVPGLLVKDDGLLPTGSFKARGAAVGVSRARELGATGVALPTNGNAGSAWAAYAARAGLRSRIVMPRSAPSITRKECSVVGSDVDVIDGLIGDAGAIVARELAAADRGDGWFDAGTLREPYRIEGKKTMGLELAEQLGGRAPDVVVYPTGGGVGLIGIHKALGELRELGVLTGPLPKMVSVQATGCAPIVRAFEEGAAESTAWADAKTVAFGITVPKALGDFLVLDAVRSTGGTAVAVDDAELLRVQAEFARAEGLFVCPEGAAALAAVQQLRGTGWLTGDEQVVVLNTGAGLKYPETVP; via the coding sequence GTGAGCGGCCCAGGCTTCAGTGTCCTCAGCCACCTCGAGTGTTCACGCTGCGGCCACCGGCACGACGCCGAGGTCCTGCAGAACCTGTGCGAGGCGTGCGCGTCGCCCCTGCTGGCCCGCTACGACCTGAGCGCGCTCGACGGCCCGGCGTGGTGGGCGTCCGTGGCGACGCGGGCGCCGGACCTGTGGCGCTACCACGAGCTGCTGCCGGTGCGTGACGCCGCGAACGTGGTCAGTCTCGGCGAGGGGTTCACGCCGCTGCTCCCGGCCGCCGGGTTCGGCGCCGGCATCGGTGTGCCCGGCCTGCTGGTCAAGGACGACGGACTGCTCCCGACGGGCTCGTTCAAGGCTCGCGGGGCCGCGGTCGGGGTGTCGCGGGCGCGTGAGCTGGGCGCCACCGGCGTCGCGCTGCCCACCAACGGCAACGCCGGTTCCGCGTGGGCGGCCTACGCCGCCCGGGCCGGCCTGCGCTCGCGCATCGTCATGCCGCGCTCCGCCCCGTCGATCACCCGCAAGGAGTGCTCCGTCGTCGGCTCCGACGTCGACGTGATCGACGGGTTGATCGGCGATGCCGGCGCGATCGTCGCCCGCGAGCTCGCCGCGGCCGACCGCGGCGACGGCTGGTTCGACGCCGGCACCCTGCGCGAGCCGTACCGCATCGAGGGCAAGAAGACCATGGGCCTCGAGCTCGCCGAGCAGCTCGGCGGACGCGCCCCCGACGTCGTCGTCTACCCGACCGGCGGCGGGGTCGGGCTCATCGGCATCCACAAGGCGCTCGGCGAGCTGCGCGAGCTGGGCGTGCTCACCGGCCCGCTGCCGAAGATGGTGTCCGTGCAGGCCACGGGGTGCGCCCCGATCGTGCGCGCCTTCGAGGAGGGCGCCGCCGAGAGCACCGCGTGGGCCGACGCGAAGACCGTCGCGTTCGGCATCACGGTGCCCAAGGCGCTCGGCGACTTCCTCGTGCTCGACGCCGTCCGCTCGACCGGCGGCACGGCCGTGGCGGTCGACGACGCCGAGCTGCTGCGCGTCCAGGCCGAGTTCGCCCGCGCCGAGGGCCTGTTCGTCTGCCCCGAGGGCGCGGCCGCCCTGGCCGCCGTCCAGCAGCTGCGCGGCACCGGCTGGCTCACCGGCGACGAGCAGGTGGTGGTCCTGAACACCGGCGCCGGGCTCAAGTACCCCGAGACTGTGCCCTGA
- a CDS encoding glycoside hydrolase family 5 protein, producing MTSGFVAVDGPRLVDGDGSTLVLRGFGLGGWLNMENFITGYPSTESLQRKALRRVLGDEGYERFFDAFLTSFFTDDDAAYLASLGLNSLRIPFNYRHFEDDDRPFELKESGFRRLDAVVDSCARHGIYTILDLHALPGAQNQHWHSDNPTHYAQFWNHKHFQDRVVHLWEALADRYKDQPWVAGYNPINEPGDATGEVIGPFYDRLSAAIRAVDPHHVLFLDGNRYSTEFTMFGDPLPNTVYTAHDYALPGFVDGGPYPGESRGQYVDRGVVEKTFLARTEFMRSTGTPIWIGEFGPVYTGDPARDEQRYRLLEDQLALYREHGASWALWTYKDIGLQGLVHARSDSPYLRRIAPVLEKKARLGVDAWGSVDDGVRSVLDPIDELFEKEFPDYAPFPWGRKRWVDVLVRHILLAEPMVGDFARCFEGVTPDEAAELGASFAFGACDRREPLAELLSRYAR from the coding sequence ATGACGTCCGGCTTCGTCGCCGTCGACGGGCCGCGGCTCGTCGACGGCGACGGTTCCACCCTCGTGCTCCGCGGGTTCGGCCTCGGCGGCTGGCTGAACATGGAGAACTTCATCACCGGCTACCCGTCGACGGAGTCGCTGCAGCGCAAGGCGCTGCGCCGGGTCCTCGGCGACGAGGGCTACGAGCGGTTCTTCGACGCCTTCCTCACGTCGTTCTTCACCGACGACGACGCCGCCTACCTGGCCTCGCTGGGGCTGAACTCGCTGCGCATCCCGTTCAACTACCGGCACTTCGAGGACGACGACCGGCCGTTCGAGCTGAAGGAGTCCGGCTTCCGCAGGCTGGACGCCGTCGTCGACTCGTGCGCGCGACACGGCATCTACACGATCCTCGACCTGCACGCGCTGCCCGGTGCGCAGAACCAGCACTGGCACAGCGACAACCCCACCCACTACGCGCAGTTCTGGAACCACAAGCACTTCCAGGACCGCGTGGTGCACCTGTGGGAGGCGCTGGCCGACCGCTACAAGGACCAGCCGTGGGTGGCCGGCTACAACCCGATCAACGAGCCCGGCGACGCGACCGGCGAGGTGATCGGGCCGTTCTACGACCGGCTGTCGGCCGCCATCCGCGCCGTCGACCCGCACCACGTGCTGTTCCTCGACGGCAACCGGTACTCGACGGAGTTCACCATGTTCGGCGACCCGCTGCCGAACACCGTCTACACCGCCCACGACTACGCCCTGCCCGGCTTCGTCGACGGCGGGCCGTACCCCGGCGAGAGCCGCGGCCAGTACGTCGACCGTGGCGTCGTCGAGAAGACGTTCCTGGCCCGTACGGAGTTCATGCGCAGCACCGGCACCCCGATCTGGATCGGCGAGTTCGGCCCCGTCTACACGGGCGACCCCGCGCGCGACGAGCAGCGCTACCGGCTGCTCGAGGACCAGCTCGCGCTGTACCGCGAGCACGGGGCCAGCTGGGCGCTGTGGACGTACAAGGACATCGGGCTGCAGGGATTGGTGCACGCCCGGTCCGACTCGCCGTACCTGCGGCGGATCGCGCCGGTGCTGGAGAAGAAGGCCCGCCTCGGCGTCGACGCCTGGGGCTCGGTCGACGACGGCGTGCGCTCGGTGCTAGACCCGATCGACGAGCTGTTCGAGAAGGAGTTCCCCGACTACGCGCCGTTCCCGTGGGGCCGCAAGCGCTGGGTCGACGTCCTGGTCCGGCACATCCTGCTGGCCGAGCCCATGGTCGGCGACTTCGCGCGCTGCTTCGAGGGCGTCACGCCGGACGAGGCGGCGGAGCTGGGTGCGTCGTTCGCCTTCGGCGCCTGCGACCGGCGCGAGCCGCTGGCCGAGTTGCTCTCGCGGTACGCACGCTGA
- the xylA gene encoding xylose isomerase translates to MNDYTPTREDRFSFGLWTVGWEGVDVFGGAVRPRLDPATAVRKLSELGAYGITFHDNDVIPFGASASERDAALKPFRAALEETGLQVPMVTTNLFSHPVFRDGGFTNNDRDVRRFAIRKAADQIDLGAELGAKVFVAWGGREGAESGAAKDIRAALDRYKEAFDLLGQYILDRGYDLRVAIEPKPNEPRGDILLPTIGHAIAFINELEHPELVGLNPEVGHEEMASMNYAHGIAQALWHGKLFHIDLNGQTGPRYDQDFRFGAGNARGAFWTVDVIESGGYDGPRHFDFKPPRTEDMDGVWASAEGCMRNYLILREKTAAFRADPEVQEALAAARLDQLATPTAAPGETVDTIRGDEFDPDEAAQRGMAFERLDQLALDYLYGVR, encoded by the coding sequence ATGAACGACTACACCCCCACCCGCGAGGACAGGTTCTCCTTCGGCCTCTGGACGGTCGGCTGGGAGGGGGTGGACGTCTTCGGCGGTGCCGTCCGGCCGCGGCTCGACCCCGCCACCGCCGTGCGCAAGCTCTCCGAGCTGGGCGCCTACGGCATCACGTTCCACGACAACGACGTCATCCCGTTCGGCGCCTCGGCGTCCGAGCGCGACGCCGCCCTCAAGCCGTTTCGCGCGGCGCTAGAAGAGACCGGGCTGCAGGTGCCCATGGTCACCACGAACCTCTTCTCGCACCCGGTCTTCCGCGACGGCGGGTTCACCAACAACGACCGCGACGTGCGCCGCTTCGCCATCCGCAAGGCCGCCGACCAGATCGACCTGGGTGCCGAACTGGGCGCCAAGGTGTTCGTCGCCTGGGGCGGCCGCGAGGGCGCGGAGTCCGGCGCCGCCAAGGACATCAGGGCCGCGCTCGACCGCTACAAGGAGGCGTTCGACCTCCTCGGCCAGTACATCCTCGACCGCGGCTACGACCTGCGGGTCGCCATCGAGCCGAAGCCGAACGAGCCGCGCGGCGACATCCTGCTGCCGACCATCGGCCACGCCATCGCGTTCATCAACGAGCTCGAGCACCCGGAGCTGGTCGGCCTCAACCCCGAGGTGGGGCACGAGGAGATGGCCTCGATGAACTACGCGCACGGCATCGCCCAGGCGCTGTGGCACGGCAAGCTCTTCCACATCGACCTCAACGGCCAGACCGGCCCGCGCTACGACCAGGACTTCCGGTTCGGCGCCGGCAACGCGCGCGGCGCGTTCTGGACCGTCGACGTCATCGAGTCCGGCGGCTACGACGGCCCGCGGCACTTCGACTTCAAGCCGCCGCGCACTGAGGACATGGACGGCGTGTGGGCGTCGGCCGAGGGCTGCATGCGCAACTACCTGATCCTGCGCGAGAAGACCGCGGCGTTCCGGGCCGACCCCGAGGTCCAGGAGGCGCTGGCCGCGGCCCGGCTCGACCAGCTCGCCACGCCCACCGCGGCGCCCGGCGAGACCGTCGACACGATCCGGGGCGACGAGTTCGACCCCGACGAGGCGGCGCAGCGCGGCATGGCGTTCGAGCGGCTGGACCAGCTGGCCCTGGACTACCTGTACGGCGTTCGATGA
- a CDS encoding dihydroxy-acid dehydratase: MTHDHVRRSQAWFGAAGRSGMIYRSWMRNQGFGSEVFDGRPVIGIASTWSELAPCNAHLNRVAEAVKRGVWQAGGFPLEFPVMATGETLIRPTAMFYRNLLALQAEELIRANPLDGVVLLSGCDKTTPGLLMGAASVDLPAVMVTGGPMLNGKFRGQDVGSGTHVWKFEEDLKAGRMTQEEVFEAEGCMARSNGHCMTMGTASTMACVAEALGMQLPGSATWPAVDMRRFEVAQEAGRRIVAMVDEDLRPSAVMTRAAFENAIRANAAIGGSTNAIIHLMAIAGRLGVELSLDDFDELARPVPTVVDLMPSGRFLMEDFCYAGGLPVVLRDLAEAGLLDGDALTVTGRSIGANVAAAQCWNREVIRPMSEPLQPAGSGTAVLRGNLAPGGAVVKQSAASPGLLRHTGRAVVFDTPEAYHEVCDDPDLDVAADDVIVIRGAGPRGYPGMPEVANVPIPTKLLRAGVTDMVRICDGRMSGTGYGTVVLHVAPESAVGGPLAFVRTGDTVTLDVAARTLTLEVDDDELSRRREAWKPPSPAHDSGYGWLYTQHVLQADRGADFDFLVGSRGDGVPRESH, translated from the coding sequence GTGACGCACGACCACGTTCGCCGCAGTCAGGCCTGGTTCGGGGCGGCCGGCCGTTCCGGCATGATCTACCGGTCCTGGATGCGCAACCAGGGGTTCGGCTCCGAGGTGTTCGACGGGCGGCCGGTCATCGGCATCGCGTCGACGTGGTCGGAGCTGGCGCCGTGCAACGCGCACCTGAACCGCGTGGCCGAGGCGGTCAAGCGCGGTGTGTGGCAGGCCGGTGGCTTCCCGCTCGAGTTCCCGGTCATGGCGACGGGCGAGACGCTGATCCGCCCGACGGCGATGTTCTACCGGAACCTGCTGGCCCTGCAGGCCGAGGAGCTGATCCGGGCCAACCCGCTCGACGGCGTCGTGCTGCTGTCCGGCTGCGACAAGACCACGCCGGGGCTGCTGATGGGAGCGGCGAGCGTCGACCTGCCCGCCGTCATGGTCACCGGCGGGCCGATGCTCAACGGCAAGTTCCGCGGGCAGGACGTCGGGTCGGGCACACACGTGTGGAAGTTCGAAGAGGACCTCAAGGCCGGGCGGATGACCCAGGAGGAGGTCTTCGAGGCCGAGGGGTGCATGGCCCGGTCCAACGGCCACTGCATGACCATGGGGACGGCGTCGACCATGGCCTGCGTCGCCGAGGCGCTGGGCATGCAGCTGCCGGGGTCCGCCACGTGGCCGGCCGTCGACATGCGCCGGTTCGAGGTGGCACAGGAGGCCGGCAGGCGCATCGTCGCCATGGTCGACGAGGACCTGCGGCCCAGTGCGGTCATGACCCGCGCGGCGTTCGAGAACGCGATCCGGGCCAACGCGGCCATCGGCGGGTCGACCAACGCGATCATCCACCTCATGGCCATCGCCGGGCGCCTCGGCGTGGAGCTGTCGCTGGACGACTTCGACGAGCTGGCCCGGCCGGTGCCCACCGTCGTCGACCTCATGCCGTCGGGCCGGTTCCTCATGGAGGACTTCTGCTACGCCGGCGGGCTGCCGGTGGTGCTCCGCGACCTCGCCGAGGCCGGGCTGCTCGACGGCGACGCGCTGACGGTCACGGGGCGGTCGATCGGGGCGAACGTCGCCGCCGCGCAGTGCTGGAACCGCGAGGTCATCAGGCCCATGAGCGAGCCGCTGCAGCCGGCCGGGTCCGGCACGGCGGTGCTGCGCGGCAACCTCGCGCCGGGCGGCGCGGTGGTCAAGCAGTCGGCGGCCTCGCCGGGCCTGCTGCGCCACACCGGGCGCGCCGTCGTCTTCGACACCCCCGAGGCGTACCACGAGGTCTGCGACGACCCCGACCTCGACGTCGCGGCCGACGACGTCATCGTCATCCGGGGCGCCGGGCCGCGCGGCTATCCCGGCATGCCCGAGGTGGCCAACGTGCCGATCCCGACGAAGTTGCTGCGTGCCGGCGTCACCGACATGGTGCGCATCTGCGACGGCCGCATGAGCGGCACCGGCTACGGCACCGTCGTGCTGCACGTCGCGCCGGAGTCCGCGGTCGGCGGGCCGCTGGCGTTCGTCCGCACCGGCGACACCGTCACGCTCGACGTCGCCGCCCGCACCCTGACGCTCGAGGTCGACGACGACGAGCTGTCGCGGCGGCGCGAGGCGTGGAAGCCGCCCTCGCCGGCGCACGACTCGGGCTACGGCTGGCTCTACACCCAGCACGTCCTGCAGGCCGACCGCGGCGCCGACTTCGACTTCCTGGTCGGCTCGCGCGGCGACGGCGTGCCCCGCGAATCCCACTGA
- a CDS encoding fumarylacetoacetate hydrolase family protein encodes MLLVRFATPSSAGASVGVLDGDTVTTLDGVGSLGELWRLPLPEVRATVEGAAGAAFGVDDVTLLPPVDAATEVWACGVTYKVSEEARVEESERAASVYELVYDAERPEIFFKSVAWRVVGHGEPIAVRADSRIDVPEPEVAVVVTAHGEIAGYTVCNDVSSRTIEGENPLYLPQAKSYLGACAVGPGIRPAWEVADPYALPVSMSIKRSGAVDWTGTASTVQLRRRFDELVSFLLRADVFPDGAVLTTGTCLVPAAPWTLRPGDVVRISVDGVGALANPVVEGLEAMSWLVDARDDVRLRAAGRPAP; translated from the coding sequence GTGCTGCTGGTCCGCTTCGCCACCCCGTCGTCAGCCGGAGCGAGCGTCGGCGTGCTCGACGGCGACACCGTCACGACGCTCGACGGGGTCGGCTCGCTCGGGGAGCTGTGGCGGCTGCCGCTGCCGGAGGTGCGGGCGACGGTGGAAGGCGCGGCCGGGGCGGCCTTCGGGGTGGACGACGTCACGCTCCTGCCGCCGGTCGACGCCGCCACCGAGGTCTGGGCCTGCGGCGTCACCTACAAGGTCTCCGAGGAGGCGCGGGTCGAGGAGAGCGAGCGGGCGGCGTCGGTCTACGAGCTGGTCTACGACGCCGAGCGCCCGGAGATCTTCTTCAAGTCCGTGGCCTGGCGCGTGGTGGGCCACGGCGAGCCGATCGCCGTCCGGGCCGACTCCCGCATCGACGTCCCGGAGCCGGAGGTCGCCGTCGTCGTCACCGCCCACGGCGAGATCGCCGGCTACACCGTCTGCAACGACGTCTCGTCGCGCACCATCGAGGGCGAGAACCCGCTCTACCTGCCGCAGGCCAAGTCCTACCTCGGCGCGTGCGCCGTCGGCCCCGGCATCCGGCCGGCCTGGGAGGTCGCCGACCCGTACGCGCTGCCGGTCTCGATGTCGATCAAGCGTTCCGGCGCCGTGGACTGGACGGGGACGGCGAGCACCGTGCAGCTGCGCCGTCGCTTCGACGAGCTGGTGTCCTTCCTGCTGCGCGCCGACGTGTTCCCCGACGGCGCCGTCCTGACGACGGGCACGTGCCTGGTCCCGGCCGCCCCGTGGACGCTGCGCCCGGGCGACGTCGTACGCATCTCCGTCGACGGCGTCGGCGCGCTTGCGAATCCCGTCGTCGAGGGCCTCGAGGCGATGTCCTGGCTGGTCGACGCGCGCGACGACGTCCGGCTGCGGGCCGCGGGCAGGCCGGCGCCGTGA
- a CDS encoding substrate-binding domain-containing protein: MTNTRVTIAEIAREAGVSEATVSKVLNGRTEVAPATRARVQALLDARGYERRGVRTEDERTGLIDLVISELNTPWSMDVLRGAEQEARRAGAAVVVTSTEGRSDESWLDRVTERRSDGVLLVLSPLPSGATRRLTAAGIPFVLVDPVGGFDPAIPTVGVTNWAGGLAATEHLIGLGHRRIGIVTGPADLVCSQQRLEGYRAALGRAGLPFDDELVRYGDFRADGGAREARALLDLPDPPTALFAGSDLQATGVYAEAHRRGLRIPDELSVVGFDDVALCEWVSPTLTTVRQPLLEMARMAIRSVLDPATSDRPLRLELATSLVTRESTAPPPA, encoded by the coding sequence GTGACCAACACGCGGGTCACCATCGCCGAGATCGCGCGCGAGGCCGGGGTCTCCGAGGCGACGGTCAGCAAGGTGCTCAACGGCCGGACGGAGGTCGCGCCGGCCACGCGCGCCCGGGTGCAGGCGCTGCTCGACGCGCGCGGCTACGAGCGCCGCGGCGTCCGGACCGAGGACGAGCGGACCGGCCTCATCGACCTCGTCATCTCCGAGCTCAACACGCCCTGGTCCATGGACGTCCTGCGGGGTGCGGAGCAGGAGGCCCGCCGGGCCGGTGCCGCCGTCGTCGTCACCTCCACCGAGGGCCGCAGCGACGAGAGCTGGCTCGACCGCGTCACCGAGCGGCGCTCCGACGGCGTGCTGCTGGTGCTGTCGCCGCTGCCGTCCGGCGCGACCCGGCGGCTCACCGCGGCCGGCATCCCGTTCGTGCTGGTCGATCCGGTCGGCGGGTTCGACCCGGCCATCCCCACCGTCGGCGTCACCAACTGGGCCGGCGGGCTGGCCGCGACCGAACACCTCATCGGCCTCGGGCACCGGCGCATCGGCATCGTCACCGGGCCCGCGGACCTGGTCTGCAGCCAGCAGCGGCTCGAGGGGTACCGCGCCGCGCTCGGCCGGGCCGGGCTGCCGTTCGACGACGAGCTGGTCCGCTACGGCGACTTCCGCGCCGACGGCGGCGCCCGCGAGGCCCGCGCGCTGCTGGACCTGCCCGACCCGCCGACCGCCCTCTTCGCCGGGTCGGACCTGCAGGCCACCGGCGTGTACGCCGAGGCGCACCGGCGCGGGCTGCGCATCCCCGACGAGCTCAGCGTGGTCGGCTTCGACGACGTCGCGCTGTGCGAGTGGGTGTCGCCGACGCTCACCACCGTGCGCCAGCCGCTGCTCGAGATGGCCCGCATGGCGATCCGCTCGGTGCTCGACCCGGCCACGTCGGACCGGCCGCTGCGGCTCGAGCTCGCCACCAGCCTGGTCACGCGCGAGAGTACGGCGCCTCCTCCTGCGTGA
- a CDS encoding LuxR C-terminal-related transcriptional regulator, with protein sequence MERPEISAREAEVLAALGEHLTNAEIAGRFVISVRTVESHVSALLRKFGAGDRRALAALAPSVAESSGGADGGASTAPALPAPLTSLVGRVAERAAVASALAEQRLVTAVGPGGVGKTRLALAVAADVADLFPGGAWYADLVPVPDGEALPAAVAAALGLGEQPGRSVAETVTAWAAGRRALLVLDNCEHVVDGVADLVEPLLAASPGLTVLATSRSRLLLPFEWVVPIGGLGDDAVALFEQRSRAAGAVMPDGADVEGRVAAICAALDGSPLAIELAAARLPSVGLDGLESGLGDRLRLLDGARRGGGRHGSLRSALDWSHDLLDEPGRAVLRRVSVFAAPFSVAAADAVVADGVTGGSVVAELAALADHSLLVPVAGRDGTRYLALETIRQYGAELLTAAGEEGDVRNAHLRWCADEGTALLAADPATPDWRGRVDRLADDLHAALGWVTAGDGELPPTPSAMEVALLVGRLCHRRGLPGEAQRRFEQAAALAPDDASEAAALRLAAGSARSRLAGADALRLHLAAAAAAERSGAPVTAAGQLAHAAELVHRSAGILAEVPSEETAAGWLADARRLGGDDPGVLARIAVVEAFAAAADEPDAVVRTERALELASASGDAVVESAALDQLTGLRLARGEARAALASALERTELLSGPLDPEQGFELSDAYGMATESAIAAGDLRLARQTAETLRDLPAQREVAHVGTARLAVVMVLSGDWAEAVAVGELFRESWERAGRPRIPSLRRVAAALGSVHGARGDTAQQAVWRDVEAGVASAVHRPHDQRAVESVFAALEALHLGHPDDAVAVLHREPEEFRGWFELIWRPWYAAAWAEAATLAGLPDAAERIDRARLFTTDNVVAGALVDRAAALADGDTDGVLAAAENLDAAASRYQWARSLLLAGGAHRTRGLSALAELGAPTSY encoded by the coding sequence GTGGAGCGGCCGGAGATCTCCGCGCGCGAGGCCGAGGTCCTCGCCGCGCTCGGCGAGCACCTGACCAACGCCGAGATCGCGGGCCGGTTCGTCATCTCCGTCCGCACCGTCGAGAGCCACGTCTCCGCGCTGCTGCGCAAGTTCGGCGCCGGCGACCGGCGGGCGCTGGCCGCGCTGGCGCCGTCGGTGGCGGAGTCCTCGGGCGGCGCCGACGGCGGTGCGTCGACGGCTCCGGCGCTGCCCGCGCCGCTGACCTCGCTGGTCGGCCGAGTGGCCGAGCGGGCCGCGGTCGCGTCGGCGCTGGCCGAGCAGCGGCTGGTGACGGCGGTGGGGCCCGGCGGCGTGGGTAAGACCCGGCTGGCGCTGGCCGTCGCCGCCGATGTCGCGGACCTGTTCCCGGGCGGCGCCTGGTACGCCGACCTGGTGCCCGTGCCCGACGGCGAGGCGCTGCCGGCCGCGGTGGCGGCGGCCCTGGGCCTGGGCGAGCAGCCGGGCCGGAGCGTGGCCGAGACGGTGACCGCGTGGGCGGCGGGCCGGCGGGCACTGCTCGTGCTGGACAACTGCGAGCACGTCGTCGACGGCGTGGCCGACCTCGTGGAGCCGCTGCTGGCCGCGTCGCCCGGGCTGACGGTGCTGGCCACCAGCCGGTCGCGGCTGCTGCTGCCGTTCGAGTGGGTGGTGCCCATCGGCGGTCTCGGCGACGACGCGGTGGCGCTGTTCGAGCAGCGGTCACGCGCCGCCGGTGCCGTGATGCCGGACGGCGCCGACGTGGAAGGGCGGGTGGCGGCGATCTGCGCCGCGCTCGACGGCAGCCCGCTGGCGATCGAGCTGGCCGCCGCCCGGCTGCCGTCGGTCGGACTGGACGGTCTGGAGAGCGGGCTCGGCGACCGGCTCCGGCTGCTCGACGGCGCTCGCCGCGGCGGCGGGCGGCACGGATCGCTGCGCTCGGCGCTGGACTGGAGCCACGACCTGCTCGACGAGCCCGGCAGGGCGGTGCTGCGCCGGGTCTCGGTGTTCGCGGCGCCGTTCTCGGTGGCGGCCGCGGACGCGGTGGTGGCGGACGGCGTCACCGGGGGTTCGGTCGTGGCCGAGCTCGCGGCGCTGGCCGACCACAGCCTGCTGGTCCCGGTGGCCGGGCGCGACGGGACCCGTTACCTCGCGCTGGAGACGATCCGGCAGTACGGCGCCGAGCTGCTGACGGCGGCCGGTGAGGAGGGGGACGTCCGGAACGCGCACCTGCGCTGGTGCGCGGACGAGGGGACCGCGCTTCTGGCCGCCGATCCCGCGACGCCGGACTGGCGCGGCCGGGTCGACCGGCTCGCCGACGACCTGCACGCCGCGCTCGGCTGGGTCACGGCTGGGGACGGCGAACTGCCGCCGACCCCGTCGGCCATGGAGGTGGCGCTGCTCGTCGGGCGGCTGTGTCATCGGCGCGGGCTGCCGGGCGAGGCGCAGCGCCGGTTCGAGCAGGCCGCCGCCCTCGCGCCCGACGACGCTAGCGAGGCGGCGGCGCTGCGGCTGGCCGCCGGCTCGGCCCGCTCGCGGCTGGCCGGCGCCGACGCCCTGCGGCTGCACCTCGCCGCCGCGGCCGCCGCGGAACGCTCCGGGGCTCCGGTCACCGCGGCCGGCCAGCTCGCCCACGCGGCCGAGCTGGTGCACCGCTCCGCCGGCATCCTGGCCGAGGTGCCGTCCGAGGAGACGGCGGCCGGCTGGCTCGCCGACGCGCGGCGGCTGGGTGGCGACGACCCCGGCGTGCTGGCTCGCATCGCCGTCGTCGAGGCGTTCGCCGCCGCGGCCGACGAGCCCGACGCCGTCGTCCGCACCGAACGGGCCCTCGAGCTGGCCAGCGCGAGCGGCGACGCCGTGGTCGAGAGCGCGGCGCTGGACCAGCTCACCGGGCTGCGGCTGGCCCGCGGCGAGGCCCGGGCGGCGCTGGCGAGCGCGCTGGAGCGGACCGAGCTGCTGTCCGGGCCGCTCGACCCCGAGCAGGGCTTCGAGCTGTCCGACGCCTACGGCATGGCGACGGAGTCCGCGATCGCGGCCGGCGACCTGCGTCTGGCCCGGCAGACCGCCGAGACGCTGCGCGACCTGCCGGCGCAGCGCGAGGTCGCCCACGTCGGGACGGCCCGGCTCGCCGTCGTCATGGTGCTGAGCGGCGACTGGGCCGAAGCGGTCGCCGTCGGCGAACTGTTCCGCGAGAGCTGGGAGCGGGCCGGGCGGCCACGGATCCCCTCACTGCGCCGTGTCGCGGCCGCCCTCGGGTCCGTGCACGGCGCGCGCGGCGACACCGCCCAGCAGGCGGTCTGGCGCGACGTCGAGGCCGGCGTGGCGTCGGCCGTCCATCGCCCGCACGACCAGCGCGCCGTCGAGAGCGTCTTCGCCGCCCTCGAGGCGCTGCACCTCGGCCACCCGGACGACGCCGTGGCCGTTCTGCACCGCGAGCCCGAGGAGTTCCGGGGCTGGTTCGAGCTGATCTGGCGGCCCTGGTACGCCGCGGCCTGGGCCGAGGCCGCGACGCTGGCCGGGCTTCCCGACGCGGCCGAGCGGATCGACCGCGCGAGGCTGTTCACCACCGACAACGTCGTGGCCGGCGCGCTCGTCGACCGGGCTGCCGCCTTGGCCGACGGCGACACCGACGGCGTGCTCGCGGCGGCGGAGAACCTCGACGCGGCCGCCAGCCGCTACCAGTGGGCGCGCAGCCTGCTGCTGGCCGGCGGCGC